The genomic segment AGCACCTCAGGCAAATAAGTTAAAGGCGATAGGGGTGAAATTAGGAGAATGAATTTGCGACCGGAAGAGATCAGCTCGATCATTCGGCAGCAGATTGAAAAATACCAGGCGCAAATTGAAATGCGCGATGTGGGCACCGTTATCCAGGTCGGTGACGGTATTGCCCGCGTCTACGGCCTGGAAGCCTGCATGGCCATGGAACTGCTGGAATTTCCGGCCCCCGAAGAGGGCGCTGAACCGACCCTGGGCATGGCCCTCAACCTGGAAGAGGATAACATCGGTTGCGTCTTGCTCGGTGCCTACACCCACATCAAGGAAGGGGACACCGTCAAGCGGACCGGACGCATTGCTTCCGTGCCCGTGGGGGATGCCCTGATCGGCCGGGTGGTCAACCCCCTGGGACGCCCCCTGGACGGCAAGGGTCCCATCAAAAGCGACAAGTTCCGTCCCATTGAACGTATTGCCCCCGGCGTGATCACCCGCAAGCCCGTGCACCAGCCCCTGCAGACCGGTTTAAAAGCCATCGACTCCATGATTCCTATCGGGAGAGGACAGCGGGAATTGATCCTCGGCGACCGGCAGACCGGTAAGACGGCCATTGCCGTGGACGCCATCATCAACCAGAAAGGCAAGGACGTCATCTGTATCTACGTAGCCATCGGGCAGAAAGCCTCCACGGTGGCCAACGTGGTGCAGCGCCTGCGGGATTTCGGTGCCATGGATTACACCATCGTGGTTTCGGCTACCGCCTCCGACCCGGCTCCGCTTCTCTTCATTGCTCCCTATGCCGGCTGCGCCATGGGCGAGGAGTTTTTAGAGCAGGGCAAACACGTGCTCATTGTCTATGACGACCTTTCCAAGCAGGCCGTGGCCTACCGCGAGCTTTCCCTGCTCCTGCGGCGTCCCCCCGGCCGTGAAGCTTATCCCGGCGACGTGTTCAACCTGCACTCCCGCCTGCTGGAGCGGGCCTGCAAGCTCAACGACGAACTGGGAGGCGGTTCCATAACGGCCCTGCCTATCATTGAAACCCAGGCCGGCGACGTTTCGGCCTATATTCCCACCAACGTGATTTCCATTACCGATGGCCAGATTTACCTGGAGCCCGACCTGTTCTACGCAGGTGTCCGTCCGGCCATTAACGTGGGTCTTTCGGTATCCCGGGTGGGCGGCGCCGCCCAGATCAAGGCCATGAAGCAGGTGGCCGGACGGCTGCGCCTGGACCTGGCCCAGTACCGCGAGCTGGCCGCTTTCGCCCAGTTCGGCTCCGACCTGGACAAGGCCACCCAGGCCCGATTGATCCGCGGCCAGCGCATGGTGGAACTGCTCAAGCAAAAGCAGTACGCTCCCATGGCGGTGGAAGACCAGGTTATGGTTATTTATGCCGGGGTAAACGGCTACCTGGACGACCTGCCGGTGGAAAAGGTGCTGCCCTTTGAAGAAGAGTTCTTGAACTACATGCACACCAGCCATCCGGAAGTGGGCGAAGCCATTGCCAGGACCGGCGAGCTGTCCAGGGAAACGGAAGAAAAACTGAAAGCGGCCATTGTCGAATTCAAGAAGGGTTTTGTGGCCCGGACGGCCTGATCTACGCTTCCCGGTCTTCCGGTAGTAGCGACGCGAGGTGGTGAAAAAGAGTGCCAAGTTTACGGGACTTGCGGCGGCGTATAAAAAGTATCAAGAGCACCCAGCAGATCACCAAGGCCATGAAGGCGGTTTCCGCCGCCAAGATGCGCCGGGCCCAGGAGCAGGTTTTGTCCGCCAGGCCCTACGCCCGCCGGATGAAAGACGTGCTGGGACGGGTGGCCACCGCTGCCGGCGGGGTGAAGCACCCCCTTCTGGAGGTGCGGGAGCCCAAAAGAGTGGCCTACGTCCTCATCACTGCCGACCGGGGGTTGTGCGGCGGTTTTAACGCCAACCTGATCCGCAGGACCGTTCAGGAGACAAAAAACATCAGCGCCGAGTTAAGCCTGGTCTGTGTAGGGCGTAAAGGCCGCGACTACTTCCGCCGCCGGGGTTATAATATCGCCCAGCAGTACGTGGGCCTGGGCGAGACCATCAAGCTGGGCCACGCCCAGGAGATTGCCCGCTACGTCATGGAGAAATATGCGGCGGGGGAATTTGATGCCGTCTACCTCATCTACAGCGAGTTTGTCAACGTGCTGGTACAGCGGCCCAGGGTGGTCAAACTCCTCCCCGTGGAACCTCCCGAGGGGCAGGAAAACGGCGAAGGTAAGCCCGGCAGGGTGGAGTATATCTTCGAGCCCTCGGCAGAAAGCGTATTGTCGGAGCTGTTGCCCATGTACGTGGAGAACATGGTGTTTCACGGCCTCCTGGAATCCAAGGCCAGCGAGCACAGCGCCCGCATGACCGCCATGGACAACGCCACCAAGAACGCAGGCGATATGATCGACAGGCTGACCCTGTCCATGAACCGGGCCCGCCAGGCTGCCATTACCAAGGAAATTTCCGAAATTGTTGGCGGAGCGGCGGCCCTGGAATAAACGTAGTCGTTCCCCGGGCTAACTCAAGCTTCGCGCGAAGGAGGTACGGAGTAGCTGATGAATGTTGGTCATGTAGTACAGGTCATTGGCGTAGTGGTGGACGTCCGATTTCCACCCGGCCAGGTGCCTGATATCTATAATGCCCTGAAGATCCGCCGCGAAGGGCAGGAGGACCTGACCCTGGAAGTGGCGCAGCACCTGGGCAACAACATCGTGCGCACTGTGGCCATGTCCTCCACCGACGGTCTGGTGCGGGGCATGGAAGTGATTGATACCGGCAAGCCCATCACCGTTCCCGTGGGGCGGGCCGTCCTGGGCCGCCTGGTGGACGTGCTGGGTGAGCCCATTGACGGTAAGGGTCCCATCAAGAGCGACTACCATTATCCCATCCACCGGCCCGCTCCGGCCCTGGCCGAGCAGTCCACCCGGGCCGAGCAATTGGAAACCGGTCTGAAGGTGGTCGACCTGCTGGTGCCCTTCTTAAAGGGCGGCAAGATCGCCATGTTCGGCGGCGCCGGCGTGGGCAAGACGGTTATCGTGATGGAGCTCATCAACAACATCGCCAAGCAGCACGGCGGTATTTCCGTGTTTGCCGGCGTGGGCGAGCGGACCCGCGAGGGCAACGACCTCTACCGGGAGATGACCGAAGCGGGCGTGCTGGACAAGACCATCATGGTGTTCGGCCAGATGAACGAGCCGCCGGGATGCCGCCTGCGGGTGGGCCTGACCGGGCTGTGCATGGCCGAATACTTCCGGGATGAGGAAGGGGCTGACGTGCTCCTGTTCATCGACAACATCTTCCGCTTCACCCAGGCCGGTTCCGAGGTTTCCGCCCTCCTGGGCCGGATGCCCTCGGCCGTGGGTTACCAGCCCACCCTGGCCACGGAAATGGGTCAACTGCAGGAGCGGATTACTTCCACCATGAAGGGTTCGGTTACTTCGGTGCAGGCCGTGTACGTGCCCGCCGACGACCTGACCGACCCGGCGCCGGCGACCACCTTTGCCCACCTGGACGCCACCGTGGTGCTCTCCCGGCAAATTGCCGAGCTGGGCATTTACCCGGCGGTGGACCCCCTGGACTCCACCTCCCGCATCCTGGACCCCAACGTGGTGGGCCAGGAGCACTACGAGGTGGCCCGGGGCGTGCAGAAGGTCCTGCAGCGCTACAAGGAGCTTCAAGATATCATCGCCATCCTGGGTATGGAAGAACTGTCGGACGAGGACAAACTGATCGTGGCCCGGGCCCGGAAGCTGCAGCGCTTCCTGTCCCAGCCCTTCCACGTGGCCGAGCAGTTTACCGGCCGGCCGGGCGTGTACGTGCCGCTGAAGGAAACCATCCGCGGCTTCAAGGAAATCCTGGAGGGCAAGCACGACGACCTGCCTGAAGAAGCGTTCTACATGGTGGGTACCATCGACGACGCGGTGGCCAAGGCGAAAAGCTTAGCAGAGGGAAGTGCGTAAAATGGCGGAAAAAACCCAACGCCTGGAAATTGTCACTCCCGAGCGCAAGGTATACAGCGGCGATGTCCGCTTTGTGGTGGTGCCGGGCGTGGAAGGCGAACTGGGCTTCCTGCCGGATCACGCTCCCCTGGTTAGCGCCCTGAAGATCGGCGTGATGAAGGTCCAGGAGGATAACAGGACCTTCAAGGTAGCGATAAGCGGGGGATTTGTCGAGGTACGGAACAGCCGGGTCACCGTCCTGGCCCGTACCGCAGAGCGGGACGACGAAATCGACCGGGAGCGGGCC from the Desulfofundulus luciae genome contains:
- the atpA gene encoding F0F1 ATP synthase subunit alpha is translated as MNLRPEEISSIIRQQIEKYQAQIEMRDVGTVIQVGDGIARVYGLEACMAMELLEFPAPEEGAEPTLGMALNLEEDNIGCVLLGAYTHIKEGDTVKRTGRIASVPVGDALIGRVVNPLGRPLDGKGPIKSDKFRPIERIAPGVITRKPVHQPLQTGLKAIDSMIPIGRGQRELILGDRQTGKTAIAVDAIINQKGKDVICIYVAIGQKASTVANVVQRLRDFGAMDYTIVVSATASDPAPLLFIAPYAGCAMGEEFLEQGKHVLIVYDDLSKQAVAYRELSLLLRRPPGREAYPGDVFNLHSRLLERACKLNDELGGGSITALPIIETQAGDVSAYIPTNVISITDGQIYLEPDLFYAGVRPAINVGLSVSRVGGAAQIKAMKQVAGRLRLDLAQYRELAAFAQFGSDLDKATQARLIRGQRMVELLKQKQYAPMAVEDQVMVIYAGVNGYLDDLPVEKVLPFEEEFLNYMHTSHPEVGEAIARTGELSRETEEKLKAAIVEFKKGFVARTA
- the atpD gene encoding F0F1 ATP synthase subunit beta, whose translation is MNVGHVVQVIGVVVDVRFPPGQVPDIYNALKIRREGQEDLTLEVAQHLGNNIVRTVAMSSTDGLVRGMEVIDTGKPITVPVGRAVLGRLVDVLGEPIDGKGPIKSDYHYPIHRPAPALAEQSTRAEQLETGLKVVDLLVPFLKGGKIAMFGGAGVGKTVIVMELINNIAKQHGGISVFAGVGERTREGNDLYREMTEAGVLDKTIMVFGQMNEPPGCRLRVGLTGLCMAEYFRDEEGADVLLFIDNIFRFTQAGSEVSALLGRMPSAVGYQPTLATEMGQLQERITSTMKGSVTSVQAVYVPADDLTDPAPATTFAHLDATVVLSRQIAELGIYPAVDPLDSTSRILDPNVVGQEHYEVARGVQKVLQRYKELQDIIAILGMEELSDEDKLIVARARKLQRFLSQPFHVAEQFTGRPGVYVPLKETIRGFKEILEGKHDDLPEEAFYMVGTIDDAVAKAKSLAEGSA
- the atpG gene encoding ATP synthase F1 subunit gamma, with the translated sequence MPSLRDLRRRIKSIKSTQQITKAMKAVSAAKMRRAQEQVLSARPYARRMKDVLGRVATAAGGVKHPLLEVREPKRVAYVLITADRGLCGGFNANLIRRTVQETKNISAELSLVCVGRKGRDYFRRRGYNIAQQYVGLGETIKLGHAQEIARYVMEKYAAGEFDAVYLIYSEFVNVLVQRPRVVKLLPVEPPEGQENGEGKPGRVEYIFEPSAESVLSELLPMYVENMVFHGLLESKASEHSARMTAMDNATKNAGDMIDRLTLSMNRARQAAITKEISEIVGGAAALE
- a CDS encoding F0F1 ATP synthase subunit epsilon is translated as MAEKTQRLEIVTPERKVYSGDVRFVVVPGVEGELGFLPDHAPLVSALKIGVMKVQEDNRTFKVAISGGFVEVRNSRVTVLARTAERDDEIDRERAEAAKARAEQRLAARTPDIDVVRAELALKRALARLKAIS